The genomic segment ATTCCTTAtcagtatgtgtttctgtgtgacaGAGAGCAACGATGTGAACCACTCCAAAGTTCCGGGGGTGAAGAATGGCCAGCCATTATCCATGGACGTTGACCGGGTCTCAGAATCAGGGGTCAGGGGGTCACggggggagccaggcccagggcTCAACCCCACTTGGCTGCCCCAAGGAGTGGACCCCCGGCGGGGCACTGTCCCTTCAGACGACCCCCGGAGCAGGAGCAGGGTGCCCTCCGATGCCTCTCGCTCCAACCGAGCCCCACTGGACGTAGACTCACACGCCAGGCTATCGGCCATAGATCTGGAGAGACGGAGCAGACTGCCCTCTGACGTGTCGGAGAGGAAAGGAGGGTCACTACCGAGAGGACCTGCTCCGGAGGACGGGAAGCAccggagagaggggaaagaggacaagcgagaggagaggagagatgagaaagaggaaaggaaagaggagaggagagatgggaaagaggaaaggaaagaggagaggagagatgggaaagaggaaaggaaagaggagaggagagatgggaaaggggaaaggaaagaggagaggagagatgggaaagaggaaaggaaagagaggagagatgggaaagaggagaggagagtggatgggaaagaggacaggagagtggatgggaaagaggagaggagagtggatgggaaagaggacaggagagtggatgggaaagaggagaggagagtggatgggaaagaggagaggagagtggatgggaaagaggagaggagagatccttgtgatgagagagaaagaaaggatcagagggaggagagagaccggGAGGGAGGCGAACGGAGGGATGATAAAGACAACAAggaaaagagagacaggagagatgacagggagaggagagaagctaGGGAAAGGAGGGACAGAGATAATCGAGAGGAGGACAAGGAGAAGAGAGATGGGAAAGGAGAAAAAGATGAccggagagagggaaaagagaaaaGAGACTGGAGAGACGAGAAGAGAGATGATcgagagaggagggatgacagGAGAGATGACCGGGAAATGAAAGATGACAAGAGAATCGATTGTGAAAGGAGAGATGCTCGTGATCGCAGTGACGATGGGGAGGAGAAGGATAGGAGAAGGAGTCCTAGGGCTGGGAAACCAGAGACTATCTTGAGACCTGTAGAAGGGAGTCGTCTGGTGGTCAGACCCCACTCTGAGATGGAGCTGAGGCCCAGTCTCCAGAAGACTTCCTCAGAGGATCTCCGTAGCAGGGTCCGCCCTGCCTCCGAGACTTACTGTGGAAGCACCCTGCCCAGGAACATGCCATCTGAGGAGACCAAACGAGGGGAGACCCGCGGAAGAGCAGGTAAGAAGCTGCCTGGGATGTATAAGTAAATCCTCTCGCTTGTACTTCTGAAGGTTGCGCTCCTCAGTTGTGTTGGAGAAGTTCAACAATTATTAGTGGACAAAAGCATTTTAAAGCAGTTTATTGGGCACTTTGCAAGGGAAATGTCTGCTAGTTGAGTGTCTAGGAGATTCTTTCCATTCTACTGTGTTGTATATATTGTAACTCGTAAATCTCCTTGTTCTCACCCCTGTGAAAGGTGTGAGGACTTGACCAGTATTCGTCTTTAGTTAGTTAATCTGTTAAAAAGCTGCTTATTGTCTAACGTTGAGTTGCAGCTTATCTCAGCTCTGTGTTCTATGTGCGCAACACTGTacagtaacagtgtgtgtgtttgaggctgCACTTTGAGCCCCAAGGAGCAGGTGGAATAGAAACACTTATTATCCTTCTGACTTCCTGTCGGTCTCCGTGTTTTGTCTCTGTCGGTCTCCGTGTTTTGTCTGTAGAGTCCACTGGTGTCCACTTCGCTTCTGGccccaccccagaccctgactcCGCCTTTAAGTCCTCCTCCTCCCGGAGAGCTCAGCCTCCTACCAAACAGGCCATGCTGCCTCCCAAGGGCCaacccaccaccacctcctccacggAGCCTGGCCGGACCTCCACcccaccttcctcctcctcctcctctacttcctccacctcctctgctATAGCGGTGGCCAAGCCACCCAGGACTGTTTCCCTGGTCATCAGTGATGACCCTCCTCCCAGCCCCATCCCCCCTGTGCGGTTCAGCCATGTACCCCCATCCTTCACCCCGGGAGAGTCGGCCACCCCTCCCCCGGTACCCCCCCATGCCAAGCAGCCACCTGTACCCCCACCCAAACCCACCAACCGCAACAGCAACCCCGCTCTGCTTGGTGAGTTTACCCTGCCTTTGCTCCCTGTTTGTACTGCTGTTTCACTCCATAATGTACTGGTTATCATTGTTTTACGTAGGTTTATGGATGAGGTAAGTCCTGTACCCCTCAAGTAAAGTGTTACAATTACGTTTGACCTTTTTGAACCCAAATCAATGACTCTGGTGTTTCTAAGTGTCCTTTGCTGTTTCGACAGAATATGTCCTCCTGCAGTATAGTGGTTGGTCTCGATGTGTACTGAAACACAGGGTGTTCTATGCAGTATCTAGGCCTTTTCTCAATTGAATTTCCTCAACTCCTGCATCCTCTCACATCCCTTTGAAAAAAGTCAAAGCTAATCGGGGAGAGGGAATGTGGAAGAAAATGTGTTTGTATGAAATGACTGTCCTCCACTCACATCAGGCCAATTATGTTTACAAGTGTGGAtctcaaaataaaaacaaattgttagttgtgcaagacattttTATAGATAAAACGATAAGTAGCACATAATTTTCTCCTTCGAGAAAACAATGGTATGTGGCAGATTTCAAAACTCTTTCGTAAAGGACTTGAGTAGGATATACATGTGCTTCCTCGCCAAAACAAGGCTATTGAGGAGGGGAGGACCATCTTCCATTTGCATACTAACGAATTGACACGTTTCTCGACCACTCATCGGTTTTCCggtcacagaggagagagggcgGAGGACAGACTTATGTCCAAACAAGAAAAGGCCCTAGTCTGCAGTTTGTGTACAGCGAGACAGTTTCCAAAGAGAGGGGCAGGCAAGGGCTTTTCTTTACCGGGGTTATTCAAGCTcagctcacacacaaacacacacaatgctgTGCTGGCGCTCTTCCAACAGGCCTGGAGCAACACCAGAGCATCCAGGGCTCTGATTGTCTGCCTCAGTTTTCCATATCCTCTGCCCCAGCTGCCCTAGGTCTGGAGCCCATTCCAACAGTCTGTATAGTAACAGTTGTTGTGactagggctgttgtggtgaccggTAATTAGTAGCCTACCACACTTGCTaacggcctggtactcagcactctattatccctctaatcactctgacatcaatgaaaatctaatcaaacacttcatgagagctcatgttgcgcaacatttctataggctatgaaaTTGTGCAAGAAAcggtgatggcctctattaaaaagaggaggatcccattagatttctataggctaggcctactgtatttatttctcaactttcctaatattaagcaaatactaagcacattgcttatctttacaacaggagtatagcctacctggttgGCATTAaagtgaactacaggaaaagcgtcctccattcactatttaagtgcagagattacatgtattttttcacCTGCCCCTGTTTCAAAACagatgcatgataatggtccaatCTAAATCAAAACggatttcacacatatattatttagtatatgtaaagttAAGACTAAATCAATAATAGTCTGATGGATGACaaaattagcctatcacttgtgaattatatattatcacttgtgaatgatgcccagcttaaggcaagaaacaatgccttttttattattttaactTTTTCGAATCCTAGtccacacctcatgtagcctagcccataggccaatatgttttgataaggtttgcaTCACAGCTAAAGTGACCAAATagcttcttaaaatgaagcacatgaaCCCgctttacaaccggtgtagagcctaactggcatacataagcagcgcgtgagtttcaagtttgggaagataattttcaccataaaaatgcacctttataataaaagcattgcatgcataattgcatttgtggtcacttttgatcaaggtgttttcccgctaatggaacatttgcgcttatagcctactgccatgtgtgcAATGCTGAGGTTATAGTGTGAAGcaggcagcactcagggagaagggctgcAAAAGGAATGGATTTTATTAGGGTGCtttatggccacacaaaggggatgccaccgGGAAATTCAAAGCATTATCAGGTGCttctcaaattgtgaatgagagactgatgaagtgtgaaCAGtctgcgcaaaaaacaaagcagagctcatgcctttcaagtgacttttttcaaatcatcattagagtcgcatcatgcagccttgcaatgtattaaaaatctaaacatatagcccaatgtttgtagaacaactaaagttacattattaactctaaattaagcatataggagtacatATTTCGTTGTTAACCGCTCAGCACATGTCCgcaatcatttggagaaaatatccattattttattcagctttgttcaattgtattcttcatactataaaataatgacatGGAATTCAAAGcgaatcttgtctgctaaatgaactagtgtagcccacagccatttggcatagccagatcagtacctaacataaggacaactcaatatgctattctgttcttttgaaatggactacattttcttcatatcatgtttctttagacctgtctaaaataagtaatggatttattgtgatggtgtaggctatattacatggatttattagactttttaaaatgtagatgttccaaaggtctgcatcagtggcttgtaggctgtgtgtggaagccaggagatgctaaatgtgtttttaaatgaatggtcaattaccatgagatcGACAGTTATTTTCTTGACAATCACCCGGTGATTGTCAAGCCCTAGTTGTGACACAGCCCTAGTTGTGACACAATTAGAAAATTCCTATGCCATTCTGAAGGCCATTCTGAAGGCATACTCCATTTCACAATAATCGCATCTGGCTGACAGAGTTGTGTACAGCAGAAATGATAGTATTCATTAAGTGAATCTCCTCTCTGATAGGCTTTCTGAGTCtgtattctgattggctgctACACTGACACACAGTGCATGTCTCCTGGCTAATCCCAAGAGTGGCGTTTGTTGATGGTTATGTAACCCTGTCATTGGTCGTATACCATACAGGATGCACAGAATACAAACATCCATTCTGTCACTGCAAGAGAGAGCAGGTTTATGTatcacagtatatacatacaatAGGCCAACGTCCTCAACAGTCTGTCAACAGACAGTCATGCTGCCTGGCAGTTTTCTGTATCCGAAGTCTGTCTTTAGGTTAGATATTAGATATAATAAGATGTTAGATATTGAGGTAACAAGCTGCCTAGCTGGGCAACAGTTTTCCAGTTATTCAGTGTCCCGCACCTTCAACCAGCCTGCTGAAGgccttgacctctgacctcactCATCTCTGGCAGCGTCCACATTGAACAGAGCCTCAAGGGTCCACGGTCCCCATCCTCCGTACTACTGGACAAGTTGGAGAAGGCAGGGGCAGCCAGGCCTCTACCTTTCCCTGTCCACCTACCTCCGCTACCGACGGGCTGAACAAGCCTGTTCAGATACCCTGTCCTGAGGGGCACAAGCCTGCTATGCCACGCTGTGACGCTGTCCATCCATGGGCTTAGCACTGAATAACCGTAACCGCTCCACAGCACGTGTTGTGACACCACCAAGTCTGACAGGAACTGATGACACTGGAACAACGGAACAACTGTTCCCCGTTCTGCCCATAGCAAGTGATGTGATGCACCACCAGCATAGATCGATCGTCCCCCACTACTTTATTCATTGCATGTCAGATTGAGTTGTGACTGAACTAACTTGACTGGTTGGAATGAAAACAATGCATGGAAGTTAGGCTAACTGCCAGGCAGTATGCCCCAGCTTGTTGGTTGTGTCTTCTTTGCCTTTAAAGAAAGGTCAAGAGAGACTGCTGAGGCATGTGAAATGACTTAAAAATAACGGATTAAGACTAATAAAATGCTTTTCAGGTTCTTTTCAAATTCAGGCTTTAATACTGCACGGAATGATTTTCATCTGAACCATAGGATAAGATATGGGCCATGCTGCTAATATCCAGACCTGATATCATCATGCTTTTTAAAATATATCCCATCCATCCACAGGTTAAAATGCATTGTGCCTTCATGAAACTAAACAACTCATCCTAATCCTTTAACCAGTTTGCTTAAGTGTGAATGTGATGCTTTGatgccctctctctttccctctgaccTTCTCTGTCAGTTCTGTCCTTGTAAATGACCAGTATTCATTctgttgtgtgttttttgttcCGTAGCGGAGCTCTCTCAGGCTAGCAGTGGTGTCATCGTGCTTCCTGCCCCCACCGGGCGCTCTCCACCCACTCCGCCCAAGAGGATGACCCCCGTCACCAAGCGCCTCTCCGACGACCCGTCCCCTGAGGCAGAGACCTCCTTCCCCTCTAGTTCTGCCCCTGTTCCAGTCCCCATACCTACTGTCTCTGTACCCCCCAGCACTGACCGAGATGACAACCGGGACACCCTTAAGGTAGTAGGCTTCCAACTACCCACCTCTGACCCAGCACCACGCCCTCTGTCCCATATACCCATGTCCACTCCTAGCTCCCTCCCCCACCTACCTCTCCCCAACCCTGTCTCTGTCCCACTCCCTATCCATCAGAAGGATCCTCCCAGCCCCACCACAGAGCCACCCAACCACcccccagcctcagtcccagccaTCCCCCTGCACATCCTGATCCAGCGGGCCCTGAGCTCCCCCAGCCCGGCCCAGGCTAACCCAGACGGATCCCAGAGAGCCCACTCCATGCTGTTTGAGTCCCCTCCAGAGTTCCTCACTGAGGCTGGAGGCCGACGCTCTCTACCCATCACCATAGAACTGCTCAGACTGTGAGTGCTGAACTTATCATGCTTCCATAACGTCACAGCATGTCTATTAACTACAATATCAACTGGAACAATATTGACTTTGAGCTAAAAATGTGGCTCCAATCATTAcaataaaaaaattatagacATACTTCAAACACACGATCACACTTTATTCAACAGAGTCAGACTCAATTGTTGACATTTGTCCCTCTTTCTTTCGATCCCTCTCTCCAGACCTGAGGATGATGACTTcaacatggaggaggagttggAGAAGCTTCACCCCAGGCGGATGCTGCCCTCCCAGCCCCCCAGGCAGCCTGAGCTGGAGCCCAGGAGCAGAAAGGGTCTCATGGGGGAACCCAGGGTCAGTGTGATCCCAGAGGGCCGGGGGCCGGGAGACAGCAGTGAGGAGGACGAAGATGAGGAGACGGACTCTGACGGACCCATCCTCTACAGAGATGACGATGAAGATGAGGACGAAGATCCACCAAGTAAGTAGATCTGAAGTCTGTTGATGATATCACATGGTTCTGGTGTTGATTGTAGTAAGTAGATCTGAAGTCTGTTGATGATATCACATGGGTCTGGTGTTGATTTCAATCTCAgaagtcaaaaaagtacaatactATTAGGAAGACACTTTCATTATTCGTGAACATCAATAAGGGAAATTCAATTTGAGCCTGTATCTTTCGATTTTCTTCCTTCATTGTATGTATTTTACTACTTGCAGGCAAAGCTAAACCAAATGAGTAGTCTGTGATGTAGAGCGAAAGTATAGCCCCAAGTTAAACTCTGTCTGTTATTGTCTGCAACACCCAGGTGCCTTGGCGAGCCGTGTGACGAGGAAGGACACCCTGGCCCTGAAGCtggagagacagcaggagagagaggagcaggagggaggagaaggacaggATGGAGGAGAAGGACAGGATGGAGTCGGctggcagagcagagagcagtggGAGGCACTCAGGAACAAGATCGGTACTACGCTCAACAGGTAACTACATCTAGAGACTGGTGTGTGTTGGGAGgggggggaatgtgtgtgtgtgttcccctatcctgaatgtgtgcgtgtgttgtgtgtttctttAATCAGGAGATTGAGTCAGAGACCCACAGCAGAGGAGTTGGAGCAGAGAAACATCCTTCCAGGTaactctcttgcgctctctctcttgcgctctctctctctctcgctctctctcgcgctcgctctctcgcgcgcgctctctctcgcgcatgctctctctctctcgcgctctcgctcgctctctcgctcgctctctcataTTATTTGTCTGCATTTTTGTccgttttttttaatgtttccaGTCAATATCATCATCATGCTACATTCGTTTCCCCTCAGTTGCTTTAATGTCCGTTACGTCTAGATAGACAAGCAACCAAGTAACCAAAACTGTATCAAATACAGTGTGAGATGTCAATGTGTTATAGACATCTGCCATACATCAGTCTACCCTCTAGTGGTCTGTAAAAGTACTTCCATACAAGAAAAGATATGGCTTGCTTCACGGTGTAATTTGACCATTGCACTTGTTTGTTCTTGAGTTTAGCATTGGGACCAAAACGGTAGTGCCAACACTTTAAGAATTTGAGATTATATTTTCGAAAACATATTTCCACTCAGGTATCCAAAATGGAACGTTTTCACATGTCTTATGGTTGTCCTCAGACTACTCTGAAAGCGCTACTTAAAAGCTTTGTCCTTAGACAGCTTTGTAAAAGGGCTACGTAATGTGCAGAGTGTGTCTTAGACAAAGGACTTCCTTGTCCCCGAGAGTGGAAAGACTGATTTAAAACAACTCCTGTGCTGTGTAGACGCCAGGAGAAGCTCAGGGCCctgagtgctggtctaggatcaggtcccccctggccatataatcatattcattatgatctaaaaggaaaaacggattctagatcagcactcctattctgagacgcttagtgaatatgggccctggtccagtCTACCTGTCTcgctcgcgcgctctctctctcggtgtctaaCTGACTGCAGTTTCTGTTCTGCCTCTGATGGAATGTCTTGTCTTATTGTAGCCAGGAACGAAGCTGATATCAGGGCAGAGAGGAGCGAGATCAAACGCAGACTAACCAGAAAGGttagcctgacacacacactgcagaatgaaataacacaaagatacagtacattatcctgcatatatacacacactcctgTGACAAAACAATCATACACAGATATACAAATAAAACACTAAAATGTAACTGATCACCATAAAGTGTTAACTTAGCATTTTAGTTCCAGACAGTCAGTGTTTTCTTTCTAACCCCCGGCAGCTGTCCCAGAGGCCCACCATAGCAGAGCTTCAGGCCAGGAAGATCCTGCGTTTCCATGAGTACGTAGAGTGTACCACCACTCAAGACTACGACCGCCGTGCAGACAAACCCTGGACCAAGCTCACTCCCTCTGATAAGGTGAGACTCAGTTAAAGGGcattttcaaaaatgttcaaCTTCATATTAATCATCCACAGCACCATCCCAACATCATGTGAAAACGgcgcgtttctatgttttgtgagagaaaaaaaggaggaagatggatgtttccaatgacatcatcagtgtGAATCATGTGATTTTGACCAACTATGACTATGCATTGACTACTAATTGCCTTATTGTCTACTAATTGGTAGATGTCATCTTTTTTACTACGAAATATAAACATAGCTATTTTCATATGTtgaggtggtgctggagatgaataTAAGGTTGTAAAAGACTGGTAAAAAAATAGTAAGAGTGCTCCTCAACTGTAATAATGAGTCATAGTAATAACAGCCTGTCACACACTTTTAAGCCtttgtacctttatttatacCAGGAAGTCTCCTGAGGTTTAAACCTCTTCATACTGAGAGATCTTTTATCATTTCAGCAGGGTTTTGAATTCCAGACACATACTGTGTCAAACAAAAATCCCAAGAATGCAATATAATCGCTTCTTAATGGCTGTGCTTAGTTGTCCCCGGGATATTACCTGGTCCAGTGAAGCTAGGAGAAGAGGTTGAAACAGAAATTATAGCATACTTTCTACTATTCAGAGGTTTAAAATCCGTCACCATTTTTTAGATGAAAACTGAGGTCTTAAAACATttgctgttttattttttttaagttgcAGAACTTTTATTGGCAAGTTAAAATATTgagaagttcatatttataattGGATGGAAGTTCTGAGGTGCCAGGATTTGGATATGAGGCAGGATTTGGATACGTGTGCCATcgcaaataaactcagcaaaaaaagaaacgtcctcttactgtcaactgcgtttattttcagcaaacttaacgtgt from the Salmo trutta chromosome 36, fSalTru1.1, whole genome shotgun sequence genome contains:
- the LOC115175461 gene encoding phosphatase and actin regulator 4A encodes the protein MRNDMLRSLPWTPGELGAGRPEGTRAWGSMGQSASDAETVPRQHQPQPAQHNTDDEVDLQHSTTGSEGGNSSGETPPFKRKGKFSSFGNMFKPWKWRKKKSSETFLETSIVLERKISVRRPRQELIDRGVLKELPENESNDVNHSKVPGVKNGQPLSMDVDRVSESGVRGSRGEPGPGLNPTWLPQGVDPRRGTVPSDDPRSRSRVPSDASRSNRAPLDVDSHARLSAIDLERRSRLPSDVSERKGGSLPRGPAPEDGKHRREGKEDKREERRDEKEERKEERRDGKEERKEEEERRDPCDERERKDQREERDREGGERRDDKDNKEKRDRRDDRERREARERRDRDNREEDKEKRDGKGEKDDRREGKEKRDWRDEKRDDRERRDDRRDDREMKDDKRIDCERRDARDRSDDGEEKDRRRSPRAGKPETILRPVEGSRLVVRPHSEMELRPSLQKTSSEDLRSRVRPASETYCGSTLPRNMPSEETKRGETRGRAESTGVHFASGPTPDPDSAFKSSSSRRAQPPTKQAMLPPKGQPTTTSSTEPGRTSTPPSSSSSSTSSTSSAIAVAKPPRTVSLVISDDPPPSPIPPVRFSHVPPSFTPGESATPPPVPPHAKQPPVPPPKPTNRNSNPALLAELSQASSGVIVLPAPTGRSPPTPPKRMTPVTKRLSDDPSPEAETSFPSSSAPVPVPIPTVSVPPSTDRDDNRDTLKVVGFQLPTSDPAPRPLSHIPMSTPSSLPHLPLPNPVSVPLPIHQKDPPSPTTEPPNHPPASVPAIPLHILIQRALSSPSPAQANPDGSQRAHSMLFESPPEFLTEAGGRRSLPITIELLRLPEDDDFNMEEELEKLHPRRMLPSQPPRQPELEPRSRKGLMGEPRVSVIPEGRGPGDSSEEDEDEETDSDGPILYRDDDEDEDEDPPSALASRVTRKDTLALKLERQQEREEQEGGEGQDGGEGQDGVGWQSREQWEALRNKIGTTLNRRLSQRPTAEELEQRNILPARNEADIRAERSEIKRRLTRKLSQRPTIAELQARKILRFHEYVECTTTQDYDRRADKPWTKLTPSDKAAIRKELNEFKSSEMEVHEESRIYTRFHRP